From the genome of Nicotiana sylvestris chromosome 2, ASM39365v2, whole genome shotgun sequence, one region includes:
- the LOC104214729 gene encoding pentatricopeptide repeat-containing protein At3g57430, chloroplastic: MSSWTCTLSTSPLSPPLQQPSPSFTQNPPRKLPSTPSPITTLISKKFEQEPTSETPSAAPGIDTLRSQVRLNCFKDAVFTYMHMTAEGIRPDNFVFPAVLKAATGLQNLDLGKQIHGSVVKLGYDTISSTVANSLIHLLGQCGGSVHDVYKVFDRITQRDQVSWNSLINALCKFEKWELALEAFRLMGLDGFEASSFTLVSVALACSNLPRTDGLRLGKQVHGYSLRIDDSKTFTNNALISMYAKLGRVDDSRAVFELFAHRDIVSWNTIISSFSQNDQFKEALDNFSFMIQEEIKPDGFTISSVLPACSHLALLDVGKQIHCYVLKNDDLIGNPFVASSLVDMYCNCRQVESGREVFDSSLKRSIGLWNAMLAGFTQNGFFKEALLLFTEMLEFSGISPNPTTMASVLPACVHCEAFTVKEVIHGYVIKLGFADEKYVQNALMDLYSRMGKINISKYIFDSMESKDIVSWNTLITGFVVCGYHEDALILLHEMQTPKINNDCKNDVEFQLKPNSITLMTVLPGCASLVALAKGKEIHAYAIRNALAMDIAVGSALVDMYAKCGCLDIARRVFDSMTNKNAITWNVLIMAYGMHGKGEEALELFKVMVLEGKVKPNDVTFIAIFAGCSHSGMVDQGRQLFRQMKNTYGIEPTADHYACAVDFLGRAGNLEEAYQLVNEMPSKYNKIGAWSSLLGACRIHRNVELGEISARNLLELEPNVASHYVLLSNIYSSAGIWEKANMVRHNMKKIGVRKEPGCSWIEFGDEVHKFVAGDASHPQSEQLYGFLKTLSDKMKKEGYVPDTSCVLHNVSEGEKENLLCGHSEKLAIAFGILNTPPGMPIRVAKNLRVCNDCHEATKFISKIVKREIIVRDVRRFHHFKNGTCSCRDYW; encoded by the coding sequence ATGTCCTCTTGGACATGTACACTCTCTACTTCCCCTCTTTCTCCTCCTCTTCAACAGCCTTCCCCATCATTTACTCAAAACCCACCAAGAAAACTACCTTCAACTCCATCACCTATAACTACCCTCATTTCCAAGAAATTTGAACAAGAACCCACCTCAGAAACACCCTCTGCAGCTCCAGGGATCGATACTCTTCGATCTCAAGTACGCTTAAACTGCTTCAAAGATGCAGTCTTTACATATATGCATATGACTGCTGAAGGCATTAGACCTGATAATTTTGTTTTCCCTGCAGTTCTGAAAGCTGCTACTGGCCTTCAGAACTTGGATCTTGGAAAACAGATACATGGTTCTGTTGTTAAATTGGGGTACGATACGATATCGTCCACCGTGGCGAATTCGCTTATCCATTTGCTTGGGCAATGTGGTGGTAGTGTTCATGATGTTTATAAAGTGTTTGATAGAATTACACAAAGAGATCAAGTTTCTTGGAATTCTTTAATAAATGCTCTTTGTAAATTTGAGAAGTGGGAGTTAGCATTGGAGGCTTTTAGGCTGATGGGATTAGATGGGTTCGAGGCTAGTTCGTTTACGTTGGTGAGCGTGGCACTTGCTTGTAGTAATTTGCCTAGGACTGATGGGTTGAGGCTTGGCAAGCAAGTTCACGGGTATAGTTTGAGAATAGATGATAGCAAAACATTTACTAACAATGCTTTGATATCTATGTATGCTAAATTAGGAAGGGTTGATGACTCAAGAGCTGTTTTTGAGTTGTTTGCACACCGGGATATTGTTTCGTGGAATACTATTATAAGTTCTTTTTCACAGAATGACCAGTTTAAAGAGGCGTTGGATAACTTTAGTTTCATGATACAAGAAGAGATAAAGCCTGATGGATTCACGATTTCAAGTGTTCTTCCTGCGTGTTCTCATTTGGCTTTGCTGGATGTTGGGAAACAAATTCATTGTTATGTCTTGAAGAATGATGATTTGATTGGGAATCCATTTGTTGCTAGTTCGTTGGTTGACATGTATTGCAATTGTCGACAGGTTGAAAGTGGGCGTGAAGTTTTTGACAGTTCCTTAAAAAGAAGCATTGGGCTTTGGAATGCTATGCTCGCTGGCTTCACTCAAAATGGATTCTTTAAGGAGGCATTGCTGTTATTTACAGAGATGTTGGAATTCTCTGGGATAAGTCCAAACCCGACTACTATGGCAAGTGTTTTGCCTGCCTGTGTACATTGTGAAGCATTTACCGTTAAAGAAGTCATACATGGGTATGTTATTAAACTGGGTTTCGCAGATGAAAAGTATGTTCAAAATGCATTGATGGACTTGTATTCTAGGATGGGAAAGATAAATATTTCAAAGTATATATTTGACAGCATGGAGAGTAAAGATATTGTTTCATGGAATACTTTGATAACCGGTTTTGTAGTTTGTGGTTACCATGAAGATGCGCTTATTTTGTTACACGAGATGCAAACACCAAAAATAAACAATGATTGCAAGAATGATGTCGAATTTCAGTTAAAACCCAATTCAATAACCCTCATGACTGTCCTTCCTGGTTGTGCCTCGTTGGTTGCTCTAGCAAAGGGAAAAGAAATACATGCTTATGCTATCAGAAATGCATTGGCGATGGATATTGCTGTGGGAAGTGCATTGGTTGATATGTATGCAAAGTGCGGCTGCTTAGATATTGCTAGGAGAGTCTTTGATAGCATGACTAACAAAAATGCGATCACATGGAATGTTCTCATTATGGCTTATGGGATGCATGGAAAGGGAGAGGAAGCCTTAGAACTTTTTAAGGTGATGGTTCTAGAAGGGAAAGTGAAGCCCAATGACGTCACATTTATTGCAATTTTTGCCGGATGCAGTCACTCAGGGATGGTAGATCAAGGTCGGCAATTGTTCCGACAAATGAAAAATACTTATGGTATTGAACCCACTGCAGATCATTACGCCTGCGCTGTTGATTTTCTTGGTCGTGCAGGGAATCTAGAAGAAGCATATCAGCTTGTAAATGAGATGCCCTCTAAATACAACAAGATTGGTGCCTGGAGTAGTTTACTTGGGGCCTGCAGGATCCATCGCAATGTAGAACTTGGTGAAATTTCGGCAAGGAATCTCTTGGAATTGGAGCCAAATGTAGCTAGTCACTATGTTTTACTTTCCAACATTTATTCATCTGCTGGGATTTGGGAAAAGGCAAACATGGTTCGGCATAACATGAAGAAAATTGGAGTAAGAAAAGAACCTGGGTGCAGTTGGATTGAGTTTGGAGATGAAGTTCACAAGTTCGTTGCTGGAGATGCATCGCACCCACAAAGCGAGCAGCTCTATGGCTTTCTTAAGACTTTGTCAGACAAGATGAAAAAGGAAGGTTATGTGCCAGACACGTCCTGTGTTCTTCACAATGTTAGCGAGGGCGAAAAGGAGAATCTACTTTGCGGACACAGTGAAAAATTAGCTATAGCTTTTGGTATCCTTAATACACCTCCTGGAATGCCGATACGGGTTGCAAAGAACCTCAGGGTTTGCAATGACTGCCATGAGGCAACTAAATTTATCTCAAAGATTGTGAAGAGAGAGATCATTGTTAGGGATGTAAGGAGGTTCCATCACTTCAAAAATGGAACCTGTTCATGCAGGGATTATTGGTGA
- the LOC104214728 gene encoding uncharacterized protein isoform X1: protein MALVQHLLTTSCRSIMLQNRTLHNYQTNCLQCSTHAAVDRFEKLSRKARICCGTRTMQPMNLRVTSQRKIHSLRTYANEPGSSSAFSILPPSKQGLASRPMPIIFSFRSFGGISSRCYNTKGKLHFSPDARAIADKGTVGSKVVSDGNKTFFKNFKNHSERSKELAVHRRNAMPDKVAEKGTPTSKESASKNVDLVITKDTPVKVDEKDVNLEISGLSLSNNGKSTSTGKEKAKKQSRSKKNKNVASDAVDQPKVSRTPRAKKSNPAKDEQSPAVSEISSPVSSSTVGPVGNVSTKVDSAQGKRTSPRKRKSTTKESNSLGELNEASAFPSHSKLLPNQSSNVSSKSKPPGNKTWPKLYPPTAKSVLVVESVTKARVIQGYLGDMFEVLPSYGHVRDLAARSGSVRPDDDFSMVWEVPSAAWTHLKSIKVALSGAQNLVLASDPDREGEAISWHIIEMLRQQDALRDDINVARVVFNEITESSIKASLQSPREIDANLVHAYLARRALDYLIGFNISPLLWRKLPGCQSAGRVQSAALALICDREMEIDGFKPQEYWTVLVEFKKNRNLDLANNFLSSHLTHFDSKKLNQLSVSSHTEATEIEQKINASNFEVISSKITKKQRNPPPPYITSTLQQDAANKLDFTSTYTMKLAQKLYEGIQLSDGKATGLITYIRTDGLHISDEATKDIQSYISERYGHNFASKNARKYFKKVKNAQEAHEAIRPTDIRKLPSTLAGVLDDDALKLYKLIWSRTMACQMEPATMEQIQVDIGKPDQSIIFRSASSKVQFPGYQAVYEDVETNSMRDNESGRDDRSEVFEALRNLTAGDQMYLGKVKLEQHHTQPPPRYSEGSLVKKLEELGIGRPSTYATTIKVLKDRNYVTAKGRTLYPEFRGRMVSAFLSHYFTEVTDYSFTADMETELDNVSAGLTEWKGLLRDYWTRFSKYCEHTGNVHIHQVEKMLEKTFGDFLFASLPDESRTCPSCLQGTLIFKVSRFGAGYFIGCDQHPKCKYIAKTLYGEEDEDITSEDAKRNVEPPKLLGVHPSSNEKVLLKNGPYGYYVQLGEDKKGYVPKRASLSQVKDITSVTLEDALELLRYPVTLGNHPDDDQPVVLKLAKFGFTIRHRRTIAPVPKNLNPKDITLEKALKLLLSKDVRRCGRPKRQPQVEEAVEAM, encoded by the exons ATGGCATTAGTTCAACACCTATTAACTACTAGCTGCCGCTCCATCATG ttGCAGAACAGGACATTGCATAATTATCAGACAAATTGCTTACAATGTTCGACGCATGCAGCTGTTGACAGATTTGAGAAACTGTCTCGTAAAGCCAGGATATGTTGTGGGACCAGAACTATGCAACCGATGAATTTAAGAGTCACATCTCAACGGAAAATTCATTCTCTCAGAACCTATGCTAATGAGCCTGGATCTTCTTCTGCATTTAGTATCCTTCCGCCATCAAAGCAGGGATTAGCCAGTAGACCAATGCCCATTATCTTCagtttcaggtcatttggaggaATAAGTTCACGGTGTTACAACacaaaagggaaattgcatttttCCCCTGATGCAAGAGCAATAGCAGATAAAGGCACTGTTGGATCAAAAGTAGTTAGTGACGGAAATAAAACATTCTTTAAAAATTTCAAGAATCACTCAGAGCGGTCTAAGGAATTGGCTGTTCATAGAAGAAATGCTATGCCGGACAAGGTGGCTGAGAAAGGCACTCCAACCTCTAAAGAATCAGCTAGTAAGAATGTTGATCTGGTCATTACAAAAGACACCCCTGTTAAGGTTGATGAGAAGGATGTCAACCTGGAGATTTCAGGTCTGTCTCTTAGTAATAATGGGAAGTCAACTTCCACGGGTAAGGAGAAAGCAAAGAAGCAATCAAGAAGCAAAAAGAATAAAAATGTTGCTTCTGATGCAGTAGATCAGCCAAAAGTTTCTAGGACTCCCCGAGCAAAGAAGTCTAATCCTGCTAAAGATGAGCAATCTCCAGCAGTATCAGAG ATTAGTTCGCCGGTTAGTTCTTCCACAGTAGGCCCTGTTGGTAATGTCTCAACGAAGGTTGACTCGGCCCAAGGGAAAAGAACCTCTCCCAGGAAAAGGAAATCCACCACAAAGGAGAGCAATTCTCTTGGAGAACTGAATGAGGCATCTGCATTTCCATCTCATAGTAAGTTATTACCAAACCAGAGTTCAAATGTGAGCAGCAAAAGTAAGCCCCCGGGAAACAAAACATGGCCAAAACTATATCCTCCCACAGCAAAATCTGTGTTGGTGGTGGAGTCTGTCACAAAGGCGAGAGTTATCCAAGGGTACCTTGGTGACATGTTTGAAGTCCTGCCGAGTTATGGTCATGTCAGGGACTTGGCTGCAAGGTCTGGATCTGTCCGACCAGATGATGACTTCAGCATGGTCTGGGAAGTACCTTCTGCTGCCTGGACTCATCTCAAGAGCATAAAGGTTGCGTTAAGTGG AGCCCAGAATCTTGTTCTTGCATCAGATCCTGATCGTGAAGGAGAGGCTATTTCCTGGCACATTATAGAGATGTTACGGCAACAGGATGCCCTACGTGATGATATTAATGTGGCAAGGGTTGTTTTCAATGAAATTACTGAATCGTCCATCAAAGCTTCCCTGCAGTCTCCAAGGGAGATTGATGCAAATCTAGTACATGCTTATCTTGCAAGGCGTGCTCTTGATTACCTGATTGGGTTCAACATTTCTCCACTGCTATGGAGGAAATTACCTGGTTGTCAGTCTGCTGGTCGGGTTCAGTCTGCTGCCCTAGCACTTATATGTGACAGAGAAATGGAAATTGACGGATTCAAACCACAGGAATATTGGACCGTCCTGGTTGAGTTTAAGAAAAACAGAAACCTAGATTTAGCCAATAACTTTTTGTCATCCCACTTGACTCATTTTGATTCCAAGAAATTAAACCAGCTCTCTGTTAGCTCTCATACCGAAGCAACAGAAATTGAACAGAAGATAAATGCATCAAATTTTGAAGTTATAAGCTCTAAGATAACCAAAAAGCAGAGAAACCCTCCTCCTCCTTATATAACATCAACACTTCAGCAAGATGCTGCAAACAAATTGGATTTTACATCAACATATACGATGAAACTTGCACAAAAGCTCTATGAGGGGATCCAGTTGTCTGATGGCAAGGCAACAGGATTGATAACTTATATCAGAACAGATGGATTGCACATTTCAGACGAAGCTACCAAGGACATTCAATCCTATATCAGCGAAAGGTATGGGCATAATTTTGCATCAAAGAATGCTCGTAAATACTTCAAGAAGGTAAAGAATGCTCAAGAGGCCCATGAAGCTATTAGACCCACTGATATCCGAAAGCTACCCTCAACGCTTGCTGGGGTGCTGGACGATGATGCACTTAAGCTATACAAACTTATATGGTCCCGTACCATGGCATGCCAGATGGAACCTGCTACGATGGAGCAGATACAAGTTGATATTGGGAAACCTGACCAGTCCATAATCTTTCGTTCTGCAAGCTCAAAAGTACAGTTTCCTGGCTACCAAGCTGTCTACGAGGATGTGGAAACTAACTCAATGAGAGATAATGAGAGTGGGAGGGATGATCGTTCTGAAGTATTTGAGGCTCTTAGGAATTTAACTGCTGGGGATCAAATGTATTTGGGTAAAGTAAAACTTGAGCAACACCACACTCAGCCTCCACCACGATACTCGGAGGGGTCTTTGGTTAAAAAGCTGGAGGAGCTCGGCATTGGAAGACCTTCCACTTATGCAACCACAATAAAAGTGTTAAAGGATAGGAATTATGTCACTGCCAAGGGGAGAACACTCTATCCTGAATTTCGTGGGCGTATGGTATCAGCATttctctctcattactttactgaAGTAACAGATTATAGCTTCACTGCCGACATGGAGACAGAACTTGATAATGTCTCTGCTGGtttgactgaatggaaaggtcTTTTGAGAGATTACTGGACTAGATTTAGCAAGTATTGTGAACATACTGGTAATGTGCACATTCATCAGGTGGAGAAGATGTTGGAGAAAACGTTTGGTGATTTTCTGTTTGCATCTCTTCCTGATGAAAGTAGGACATGCCCAAGCTGTCTTCAGGGAACTTTAATCTTCAAAGTGAGCAGGTTTGGTGCAGGCTATTTTATAGGTTGTGACCAACACCCAAAATGCAA GTATATTGCCAAGACATTATACGGTGAAGAGGATGAAGACATCACCTCTGAAGACGCTAAAAGAAATGTAGAGCCGCCAAAGTTGCTGGGTGTCCATCCATCTTCAAATGAGAAG GTTCTTCTGAAGAATGGACCATATGGATACTATGTTCAGCTTGGAGAAGACAAGAAAGGATACGTCCCCAAGCGGGCTTCTCTTTCACAG GTGAAGGATATCACTTCTGTTACCTTGGAAGATGCCCTGGAGTTACTGCGTTACCCTGTAACATTG GGAAACCATCCAGATGATGACCAGCCTGTCGTTTTAAAGCTTGCAAAGTTTGGATTTACAATCAGACATAGGCGAACAATTGCTCCAGTACCCAAG AACTTGAATCCCAAAGACATTACCCTggaaaaagctttgaagcttttgtTAAGTAAAGATGTAAGACGATGTGGTCGACCTAAGCGCCAGCCACAGGTGGAAGAAGCCGTTGAGGCGATGTGA
- the LOC104214728 gene encoding uncharacterized protein isoform X2, translating to MALVQHLLTTSCRSIMNRTLHNYQTNCLQCSTHAAVDRFEKLSRKARICCGTRTMQPMNLRVTSQRKIHSLRTYANEPGSSSAFSILPPSKQGLASRPMPIIFSFRSFGGISSRCYNTKGKLHFSPDARAIADKGTVGSKVVSDGNKTFFKNFKNHSERSKELAVHRRNAMPDKVAEKGTPTSKESASKNVDLVITKDTPVKVDEKDVNLEISGLSLSNNGKSTSTGKEKAKKQSRSKKNKNVASDAVDQPKVSRTPRAKKSNPAKDEQSPAVSEISSPVSSSTVGPVGNVSTKVDSAQGKRTSPRKRKSTTKESNSLGELNEASAFPSHSKLLPNQSSNVSSKSKPPGNKTWPKLYPPTAKSVLVVESVTKARVIQGYLGDMFEVLPSYGHVRDLAARSGSVRPDDDFSMVWEVPSAAWTHLKSIKVALSGAQNLVLASDPDREGEAISWHIIEMLRQQDALRDDINVARVVFNEITESSIKASLQSPREIDANLVHAYLARRALDYLIGFNISPLLWRKLPGCQSAGRVQSAALALICDREMEIDGFKPQEYWTVLVEFKKNRNLDLANNFLSSHLTHFDSKKLNQLSVSSHTEATEIEQKINASNFEVISSKITKKQRNPPPPYITSTLQQDAANKLDFTSTYTMKLAQKLYEGIQLSDGKATGLITYIRTDGLHISDEATKDIQSYISERYGHNFASKNARKYFKKVKNAQEAHEAIRPTDIRKLPSTLAGVLDDDALKLYKLIWSRTMACQMEPATMEQIQVDIGKPDQSIIFRSASSKVQFPGYQAVYEDVETNSMRDNESGRDDRSEVFEALRNLTAGDQMYLGKVKLEQHHTQPPPRYSEGSLVKKLEELGIGRPSTYATTIKVLKDRNYVTAKGRTLYPEFRGRMVSAFLSHYFTEVTDYSFTADMETELDNVSAGLTEWKGLLRDYWTRFSKYCEHTGNVHIHQVEKMLEKTFGDFLFASLPDESRTCPSCLQGTLIFKVSRFGAGYFIGCDQHPKCKYIAKTLYGEEDEDITSEDAKRNVEPPKLLGVHPSSNEKVLLKNGPYGYYVQLGEDKKGYVPKRASLSQVKDITSVTLEDALELLRYPVTLGNHPDDDQPVVLKLAKFGFTIRHRRTIAPVPKNLNPKDITLEKALKLLLSKDVRRCGRPKRQPQVEEAVEAM from the exons ATGGCATTAGTTCAACACCTATTAACTACTAGCTGCCGCTCCATCATG AACAGGACATTGCATAATTATCAGACAAATTGCTTACAATGTTCGACGCATGCAGCTGTTGACAGATTTGAGAAACTGTCTCGTAAAGCCAGGATATGTTGTGGGACCAGAACTATGCAACCGATGAATTTAAGAGTCACATCTCAACGGAAAATTCATTCTCTCAGAACCTATGCTAATGAGCCTGGATCTTCTTCTGCATTTAGTATCCTTCCGCCATCAAAGCAGGGATTAGCCAGTAGACCAATGCCCATTATCTTCagtttcaggtcatttggaggaATAAGTTCACGGTGTTACAACacaaaagggaaattgcatttttCCCCTGATGCAAGAGCAATAGCAGATAAAGGCACTGTTGGATCAAAAGTAGTTAGTGACGGAAATAAAACATTCTTTAAAAATTTCAAGAATCACTCAGAGCGGTCTAAGGAATTGGCTGTTCATAGAAGAAATGCTATGCCGGACAAGGTGGCTGAGAAAGGCACTCCAACCTCTAAAGAATCAGCTAGTAAGAATGTTGATCTGGTCATTACAAAAGACACCCCTGTTAAGGTTGATGAGAAGGATGTCAACCTGGAGATTTCAGGTCTGTCTCTTAGTAATAATGGGAAGTCAACTTCCACGGGTAAGGAGAAAGCAAAGAAGCAATCAAGAAGCAAAAAGAATAAAAATGTTGCTTCTGATGCAGTAGATCAGCCAAAAGTTTCTAGGACTCCCCGAGCAAAGAAGTCTAATCCTGCTAAAGATGAGCAATCTCCAGCAGTATCAGAG ATTAGTTCGCCGGTTAGTTCTTCCACAGTAGGCCCTGTTGGTAATGTCTCAACGAAGGTTGACTCGGCCCAAGGGAAAAGAACCTCTCCCAGGAAAAGGAAATCCACCACAAAGGAGAGCAATTCTCTTGGAGAACTGAATGAGGCATCTGCATTTCCATCTCATAGTAAGTTATTACCAAACCAGAGTTCAAATGTGAGCAGCAAAAGTAAGCCCCCGGGAAACAAAACATGGCCAAAACTATATCCTCCCACAGCAAAATCTGTGTTGGTGGTGGAGTCTGTCACAAAGGCGAGAGTTATCCAAGGGTACCTTGGTGACATGTTTGAAGTCCTGCCGAGTTATGGTCATGTCAGGGACTTGGCTGCAAGGTCTGGATCTGTCCGACCAGATGATGACTTCAGCATGGTCTGGGAAGTACCTTCTGCTGCCTGGACTCATCTCAAGAGCATAAAGGTTGCGTTAAGTGG AGCCCAGAATCTTGTTCTTGCATCAGATCCTGATCGTGAAGGAGAGGCTATTTCCTGGCACATTATAGAGATGTTACGGCAACAGGATGCCCTACGTGATGATATTAATGTGGCAAGGGTTGTTTTCAATGAAATTACTGAATCGTCCATCAAAGCTTCCCTGCAGTCTCCAAGGGAGATTGATGCAAATCTAGTACATGCTTATCTTGCAAGGCGTGCTCTTGATTACCTGATTGGGTTCAACATTTCTCCACTGCTATGGAGGAAATTACCTGGTTGTCAGTCTGCTGGTCGGGTTCAGTCTGCTGCCCTAGCACTTATATGTGACAGAGAAATGGAAATTGACGGATTCAAACCACAGGAATATTGGACCGTCCTGGTTGAGTTTAAGAAAAACAGAAACCTAGATTTAGCCAATAACTTTTTGTCATCCCACTTGACTCATTTTGATTCCAAGAAATTAAACCAGCTCTCTGTTAGCTCTCATACCGAAGCAACAGAAATTGAACAGAAGATAAATGCATCAAATTTTGAAGTTATAAGCTCTAAGATAACCAAAAAGCAGAGAAACCCTCCTCCTCCTTATATAACATCAACACTTCAGCAAGATGCTGCAAACAAATTGGATTTTACATCAACATATACGATGAAACTTGCACAAAAGCTCTATGAGGGGATCCAGTTGTCTGATGGCAAGGCAACAGGATTGATAACTTATATCAGAACAGATGGATTGCACATTTCAGACGAAGCTACCAAGGACATTCAATCCTATATCAGCGAAAGGTATGGGCATAATTTTGCATCAAAGAATGCTCGTAAATACTTCAAGAAGGTAAAGAATGCTCAAGAGGCCCATGAAGCTATTAGACCCACTGATATCCGAAAGCTACCCTCAACGCTTGCTGGGGTGCTGGACGATGATGCACTTAAGCTATACAAACTTATATGGTCCCGTACCATGGCATGCCAGATGGAACCTGCTACGATGGAGCAGATACAAGTTGATATTGGGAAACCTGACCAGTCCATAATCTTTCGTTCTGCAAGCTCAAAAGTACAGTTTCCTGGCTACCAAGCTGTCTACGAGGATGTGGAAACTAACTCAATGAGAGATAATGAGAGTGGGAGGGATGATCGTTCTGAAGTATTTGAGGCTCTTAGGAATTTAACTGCTGGGGATCAAATGTATTTGGGTAAAGTAAAACTTGAGCAACACCACACTCAGCCTCCACCACGATACTCGGAGGGGTCTTTGGTTAAAAAGCTGGAGGAGCTCGGCATTGGAAGACCTTCCACTTATGCAACCACAATAAAAGTGTTAAAGGATAGGAATTATGTCACTGCCAAGGGGAGAACACTCTATCCTGAATTTCGTGGGCGTATGGTATCAGCATttctctctcattactttactgaAGTAACAGATTATAGCTTCACTGCCGACATGGAGACAGAACTTGATAATGTCTCTGCTGGtttgactgaatggaaaggtcTTTTGAGAGATTACTGGACTAGATTTAGCAAGTATTGTGAACATACTGGTAATGTGCACATTCATCAGGTGGAGAAGATGTTGGAGAAAACGTTTGGTGATTTTCTGTTTGCATCTCTTCCTGATGAAAGTAGGACATGCCCAAGCTGTCTTCAGGGAACTTTAATCTTCAAAGTGAGCAGGTTTGGTGCAGGCTATTTTATAGGTTGTGACCAACACCCAAAATGCAA GTATATTGCCAAGACATTATACGGTGAAGAGGATGAAGACATCACCTCTGAAGACGCTAAAAGAAATGTAGAGCCGCCAAAGTTGCTGGGTGTCCATCCATCTTCAAATGAGAAG GTTCTTCTGAAGAATGGACCATATGGATACTATGTTCAGCTTGGAGAAGACAAGAAAGGATACGTCCCCAAGCGGGCTTCTCTTTCACAG GTGAAGGATATCACTTCTGTTACCTTGGAAGATGCCCTGGAGTTACTGCGTTACCCTGTAACATTG GGAAACCATCCAGATGATGACCAGCCTGTCGTTTTAAAGCTTGCAAAGTTTGGATTTACAATCAGACATAGGCGAACAATTGCTCCAGTACCCAAG AACTTGAATCCCAAAGACATTACCCTggaaaaagctttgaagcttttgtTAAGTAAAGATGTAAGACGATGTGGTCGACCTAAGCGCCAGCCACAGGTGGAAGAAGCCGTTGAGGCGATGTGA